In one Corallococcus silvisoli genomic region, the following are encoded:
- a CDS encoding lanthionine synthetase C family protein, which translates to MRRTPPWKPLLHGVEHDMAVEVLAMLADALSHLPAHASSRTSLARGDPGRAVLFDSLARVHDDARWRAMSEALLERASDALAEETLGPDLYDGFTGVAWAVQHVRRPSELPDEDPLTEIDAALEDFLQTRPWPHRYDLVSGLVGMGVHALERLPREGARRCLEAVVARLGELAERTPEGFRWKTQAAHVAARLQGEHLDGEFNLGVAHGVAGVLLVLGGAVAAGVAAESAREWLQGGWTWFMARRAADSAPALFPTRVGARDEPLTWPRRPAWCYGDPGVAFGLHTVARAVGNPEWEARALTLCLEAAGRWRDAAFVHDGGLCHGSAGLGHLYNRLFQTTGEPAFEAAARHWFRHLLSVHRQPGLGVAGFRVLERFDGGGEGWTDNPGLLSGATGIALALLAATSSVEPTWDRLLLMSLRPSPLDSP; encoded by the coding sequence ATGCGACGCACACCGCCGTGGAAGCCCTTGCTGCATGGCGTCGAGCACGACATGGCCGTGGAAGTGCTCGCGATGCTCGCCGATGCGCTCTCGCACCTTCCCGCCCATGCGTCCTCGCGGACCTCGCTGGCTCGCGGAGATCCAGGGCGTGCGGTGTTGTTCGACTCGCTCGCGCGGGTCCACGATGACGCGCGGTGGCGCGCGATGTCGGAGGCGCTGCTGGAGCGCGCCTCGGATGCGCTCGCGGAGGAGACGCTGGGGCCGGACCTCTATGATGGCTTCACGGGCGTCGCATGGGCGGTGCAGCACGTGCGCCGCCCCTCCGAGTTACCCGACGAGGATCCGCTCACGGAGATCGACGCCGCGCTCGAGGACTTCCTCCAGACGCGGCCCTGGCCGCATCGCTACGACCTGGTGAGTGGACTGGTGGGCATGGGTGTCCATGCCCTGGAGCGCCTTCCTCGCGAGGGCGCCCGGCGCTGCCTGGAGGCGGTGGTGGCCCGGCTGGGAGAGCTGGCCGAGCGGACACCGGAGGGCTTTCGGTGGAAGACGCAAGCCGCGCACGTCGCGGCACGGCTCCAGGGTGAACACCTCGACGGAGAATTCAACCTGGGCGTCGCGCACGGGGTGGCGGGGGTGCTCCTCGTGCTCGGCGGCGCGGTGGCGGCGGGCGTCGCGGCGGAGAGCGCTCGCGAATGGCTCCAGGGCGGCTGGACGTGGTTCATGGCCAGACGCGCAGCGGACTCCGCGCCGGCGCTCTTTCCCACGCGCGTGGGGGCTCGGGATGAGCCCCTGACGTGGCCTCGCCGTCCGGCATGGTGCTACGGCGATCCCGGCGTGGCGTTCGGGCTGCACACGGTGGCGCGGGCCGTGGGGAACCCGGAGTGGGAGGCGCGGGCGCTCACGCTCTGCCTCGAAGCCGCCGGGCGCTGGCGGGACGCCGCCTTCGTGCATGACGGCGGGCTCTGTCATGGATCCGCCGGGCTCGGGCACCTCTACAACCGCCTGTTCCAGACGACGGGCGAGCCCGCCTTCGAGGCCGCCGCCCGCCATTGGTTCCGGCACCTGCTCTCCGTCCACCGACAGCCGGGGCTGGGCGTGGCGGGCTTCCGCGTGCTGGAGCGCTTCGACGGCGGCGGCGAGGGCTGGACCGACAACCCGGGCCTGCTCTCGGGGGCCACCGGCATCGCGCTGGCGCTCCTGGCGGCGACCTCCTCCGTGGAGCCCACCTGGGATCGCCTGCTGCTCATGTCCCTGCGCCCCTCTCCTCTGGATTCTCCATGA
- a CDS encoding lantibiotic dehydratase: protein MTPTGFSPSGFFVLRTPLLPFDELRAWSQGLLAPTALEASGAELEAALARDRDLLRERLAAVVARPEVREALFLASPSLEEQLPAWTAAPGGPHGEKLERTLVRYWQRMTSRATPFGLFAGNSLGMLAPATHLGLPARESYRRHTRLDMDYVDALTDALGRLPALREALDYRPNSSLYRVAGRLRYAESRRDGGTRSHQLVGVEPTPYLEATLERARGGASLAALAQALVDADPDVSRDEAVEYVDMLVASQLLVPELAPLVTGPEPVRELLAHLESVPAMAGPHRVLQHVQGALAELDGTPPGAEPSRYRSLAHGLEALPSPVDPGRLFQVDLRKPADALTLGPAVVEAMRQGVTLLHRLSASSEPATLRRFREAFVQRYEAREVPLLEALDEDVGVGFERASPESAEDSPLLRDLPFAASRSEERVAWGKAQAHLHFRLSEVLRTGGPLELDAADLEALANPRPGPLPDAFSVMGSVLAASREDVDAGRFRFVFESMMGPSGAALLGRFCHGDPELLRQVTAHLRAEEALRPEAAFAEVVHLPEGRVGNILCRPVLRAHELVYLGRSGAPPEQQLPLTDLFLSVQGTRIVLRSQRLGREVLPRVTHVHNFGHAHLRPYTFLGTLQQQGATPGLRWQWGPLASSAFLPRVTAGRLILHRARWRLQAPTLRGLGEHEGARRFHEAQRLRARLGLPRYVGLEDHDNVLPVDLDNVLSLDTFVHLVRQRPEVVLVELLMDEGLCVQGPEGRFVHEVVVPFVRDAPAAPAVALPKPPRVERSFPPGSEWLYVKLYTGTALADRVLAEAVAPLVREALASGAANQWFFLRYGDPDWHLRVRLQGDPRRLRTEVLERLHALLHPLRRDGLVHRVQVDTYEREVERYGGDAGMPLVEQWFHADSDAVLELLDTVVGDDGADARWRLTLCGIDTVLTDLGLDLEGRRQLLATLRQGYGQEFSVDGAFERRLGERFRAHRQELEALLWRPWPAEGPLAAGLAALRRRSERQAPVLARLRACADQGLLTQPLERVAASLVHMHTNRALRTAARAQELVLYDFLHRLYTSRQAREKKQP, encoded by the coding sequence ATGACGCCGACGGGCTTCTCCCCTTCCGGGTTCTTCGTCCTCCGCACCCCGCTGTTGCCCTTCGACGAGCTGCGTGCCTGGAGCCAGGGCCTGCTCGCGCCCACCGCGCTGGAGGCTTCCGGCGCGGAGCTGGAAGCGGCGCTCGCCCGCGACCGGGACCTGTTGCGCGAGAGGCTTGCGGCGGTGGTGGCGCGGCCGGAGGTGCGGGAGGCGCTGTTCCTCGCGTCGCCCTCGCTCGAGGAGCAGCTGCCCGCGTGGACGGCCGCGCCGGGAGGTCCGCACGGAGAGAAGCTGGAGCGCACGCTGGTGCGCTACTGGCAGCGCATGACGTCGCGGGCCACGCCCTTCGGCCTCTTCGCCGGCAACAGCCTGGGCATGCTCGCACCGGCGACCCACCTGGGCCTGCCGGCCCGTGAGAGCTACCGCCGCCACACGCGGCTGGACATGGACTACGTGGATGCGCTGACGGACGCGCTCGGCCGGCTGCCCGCGCTGCGCGAGGCCCTGGACTACCGCCCCAACTCCAGCCTGTACCGGGTCGCAGGACGGCTGCGCTACGCCGAGTCGCGGCGCGACGGCGGCACGCGGAGCCACCAGCTCGTCGGCGTGGAGCCCACCCCGTACCTGGAGGCGACCCTGGAGCGGGCGCGAGGGGGAGCCTCGCTCGCCGCGCTCGCGCAGGCGCTGGTGGACGCCGACCCCGACGTGTCCCGCGACGAGGCCGTGGAGTACGTGGACATGCTCGTGGCGAGCCAGCTCCTCGTGCCGGAGCTGGCGCCGCTCGTCACGGGCCCGGAGCCGGTGCGCGAGCTGCTCGCGCACCTGGAGTCCGTGCCGGCGATGGCCGGCCCCCACCGCGTCCTCCAGCACGTGCAGGGCGCGCTCGCGGAGCTGGATGGCACGCCCCCGGGCGCGGAGCCTTCACGCTACCGCTCGCTCGCGCACGGGCTGGAGGCCCTCCCTTCGCCGGTCGATCCAGGCCGCCTCTTCCAGGTGGACCTGCGCAAACCCGCGGACGCACTGACGCTGGGCCCCGCCGTGGTGGAGGCGATGCGCCAGGGCGTGACCCTGCTCCATCGCCTGAGCGCGTCCAGCGAGCCCGCGACCCTGCGGCGCTTCCGCGAGGCCTTCGTCCAGCGCTACGAGGCGCGCGAGGTGCCCCTGCTGGAGGCCCTGGATGAGGACGTGGGCGTCGGCTTCGAGCGTGCGAGCCCGGAGTCCGCGGAGGACTCGCCCCTGCTGCGCGACCTGCCCTTCGCCGCGTCCCGGAGCGAGGAGCGCGTCGCGTGGGGGAAGGCGCAGGCCCACCTGCACTTCCGGCTGTCGGAGGTGCTGCGCACGGGCGGCCCGCTGGAGCTGGACGCCGCGGACCTGGAGGCGCTCGCGAACCCGCGGCCGGGCCCCCTGCCGGATGCCTTCTCCGTGATGGGCTCCGTGCTGGCGGCGTCGCGGGAGGACGTGGACGCGGGGCGGTTCCGGTTCGTCTTCGAGTCGATGATGGGCCCCTCCGGCGCGGCGCTGCTGGGCCGCTTCTGCCACGGAGACCCGGAGCTGCTGCGCCAGGTGACCGCGCACCTGCGCGCGGAGGAGGCGCTGCGTCCGGAGGCCGCCTTCGCGGAGGTGGTGCACCTGCCGGAGGGGCGCGTGGGCAACATCCTCTGCCGCCCGGTGCTGCGCGCGCATGAGCTGGTGTACCTGGGGCGTTCGGGAGCACCGCCGGAGCAGCAGCTCCCGCTCACCGACCTCTTCCTCTCCGTCCAGGGCACGCGCATCGTCCTGCGCTCCCAGCGCCTGGGGCGCGAGGTCCTCCCCCGCGTCACCCACGTCCACAACTTCGGTCACGCGCACCTGCGCCCCTACACCTTCCTGGGCACGCTCCAGCAGCAGGGCGCCACGCCCGGCCTGCGCTGGCAGTGGGGTCCGCTGGCGAGCAGCGCGTTCCTGCCGCGCGTGACGGCGGGCAGGCTCATCCTCCACCGCGCGCGCTGGCGGCTCCAGGCCCCCACGCTCCGGGGGCTCGGAGAACACGAAGGAGCGCGGCGCTTCCACGAGGCGCAGCGGCTGCGCGCGCGGCTGGGGCTGCCTCGCTACGTCGGACTGGAGGACCACGACAACGTGCTGCCGGTGGACCTGGACAACGTGCTGAGCCTCGACACGTTCGTCCACCTGGTGCGCCAGCGGCCGGAGGTGGTGCTGGTGGAGCTGCTCATGGACGAGGGCCTGTGCGTCCAGGGCCCCGAAGGGCGCTTCGTCCACGAGGTGGTCGTGCCCTTCGTGCGCGACGCGCCGGCCGCGCCGGCCGTGGCCCTGCCGAAGCCGCCGCGGGTGGAGCGCTCCTTCCCGCCAGGCTCCGAGTGGCTCTACGTCAAGCTCTACACCGGCACGGCGCTCGCGGACCGCGTGCTGGCGGAGGCCGTGGCGCCCCTCGTCCGCGAGGCCCTGGCCTCCGGCGCCGCGAACCAGTGGTTCTTCCTGCGCTACGGCGACCCGGACTGGCACCTGCGCGTGCGCCTCCAGGGCGACCCCCGGCGGCTGCGCACGGAGGTGCTGGAGCGGCTCCACGCCTTGCTGCACCCGCTGCGGCGGGACGGGCTCGTGCACCGCGTCCAGGTGGACACCTACGAGCGCGAGGTCGAACGCTACGGCGGCGACGCGGGCATGCCCCTGGTGGAGCAGTGGTTCCACGCGGACAGCGACGCGGTGCTGGAGCTGCTCGACACCGTCGTCGGCGACGACGGCGCGGACGCGCGCTGGCGGCTCACGCTGTGTGGCATCGACACGGTGCTGACGGACCTGGGCCTCGACCTGGAGGGCCGCCGCCAGCTGCTCGCCACCCTTCGCCAGGGCTACGGCCAGGAGTTCAGCGTGGACGGCGCCTTCGAGCGGCGGCTGGGCGAACGGTTCCGCGCGCACCGCCAGGAGCTGGAGGCCCTGCTGTGGCGGCCGTGGCCCGCCGAAGGCCCCTTGGCGGCGGGACTCGCGGCGCTGCGCCGCCGCTCCGAACGGCAGGCACCGGTGCTGGCCCGGCTGCGCGCGTGCGCGGACCAGGGACTGCTCACCCAGCCCCTGGAGCGCGTGGCCGCGAGCCTCGTCCACATGCACACCAACCGAGCCCTGCGCACCGCGGCCCGGGCGCAGGAGCTGGTCCTCTACGACTTCCTCCATCGCCTCTACACGTCACGTCAGGCGCGAGAGAAGAAGCAGCCCTGA
- a CDS encoding thioredoxin family protein: MAGAPVELSPEDYKQVTQRPGMCVVDFWASWCEPCQEFAPIFEAAAPRFADIALARLDTEAHEELSESLGIESMPTLVAYKDGLEVHRVSGALSAEALDLLLTRLRAVDVAEEKRRAANRERTEAGKLPSGIPEGATWDDGDGEWSFGPTDSKGRPHGPWRYWRADGTLCNECIMKQGAPHGPFKRFHEDGAVSQEGAFEQGQLHGPRTWLASEHFTTERMHENGVSERVRKTVMQYDHGTVRQVLHFDGAGQRVLPTTGEPYPTRPPHLPEDAELREDLGQWAKVTLNADGERHGLARFWDSQGQFLWEAEFVDGERHGRYRSRAEDEYADFRVHFDEGRMEGDLVCGEWSLRDSQREVVLTRDLGRAQDERTLERSPVFSNLARTAEGWREVAKEARADRRYREALLATARACATSLDAQPLKEGLEELTLPRTRDSASELADDVVEDEGQAWAPMADALMRGGEAATILRAYAVLLDQSNRPRAALDFVHAAMLLAPERKAYLFTRGLILLNLGLAEQVRQDAEGLATVEPDTARFLGTYARALFPRFDFWAGQEPPRCTYDGLPEKPGQSLEAIQDLVRKYATRLQAMRTALLQRFKPGAAVSWLPPDLSGLLDKGPVKLEQFERELGDEQVEVDETLDLELGLADLAQMLRGDWSALTWLLWSCGETTLRMPSRIAPPADYGQAAGQASQRLWQSRDRRIRGGASPTKAGDGFLFEGVALGDLHPSLVSIAERQYAETQAMFYWLNDPDHVSPWQSNLRGS, from the coding sequence TTGGCAGGCGCACCGGTTGAACTGAGCCCGGAGGATTACAAGCAAGTCACCCAGCGGCCCGGCATGTGCGTCGTGGACTTCTGGGCCTCGTGGTGTGAACCCTGCCAGGAGTTCGCCCCGATCTTCGAGGCCGCGGCGCCGCGCTTCGCGGACATCGCCCTCGCCCGGCTCGATACGGAGGCGCACGAGGAGCTGTCCGAATCGCTGGGCATCGAGTCCATGCCCACGCTCGTCGCGTACAAGGACGGCCTGGAAGTGCACCGCGTCTCCGGCGCGCTGTCCGCCGAGGCGCTGGACCTGCTGCTCACCCGGCTGCGGGCGGTGGACGTCGCGGAGGAGAAGCGCCGCGCCGCGAACCGCGAGCGCACCGAAGCCGGCAAGCTGCCTTCTGGCATCCCCGAGGGCGCGACGTGGGACGACGGCGACGGGGAGTGGTCCTTCGGCCCCACGGACTCCAAGGGCCGGCCGCACGGACCATGGCGCTACTGGCGCGCGGACGGCACGCTCTGCAACGAGTGCATCATGAAGCAGGGCGCGCCGCACGGCCCCTTCAAGCGCTTCCACGAGGACGGCGCGGTGTCGCAGGAGGGGGCCTTCGAACAGGGCCAGCTCCACGGCCCGCGCACCTGGCTCGCGTCCGAGCACTTCACCACCGAGCGCATGCACGAGAACGGCGTGAGCGAGCGCGTGCGCAAGACCGTGATGCAGTACGACCATGGCACCGTCCGGCAGGTGCTCCACTTCGACGGCGCCGGCCAGCGCGTGCTCCCCACCACCGGTGAGCCCTACCCCACCCGTCCGCCGCACCTGCCCGAGGACGCGGAGCTGCGCGAGGACCTGGGCCAGTGGGCGAAGGTGACGCTCAACGCCGACGGCGAGCGCCACGGCCTCGCGCGCTTCTGGGACTCGCAGGGGCAGTTCCTCTGGGAGGCCGAGTTCGTGGACGGCGAGCGCCACGGGCGCTACCGGTCTCGCGCCGAGGACGAGTACGCGGACTTCCGCGTCCACTTCGACGAAGGCCGAATGGAAGGCGACCTCGTCTGCGGCGAGTGGTCGCTCAGGGATTCGCAGCGCGAGGTCGTGCTCACGCGCGACCTGGGCCGGGCGCAGGATGAGCGGACACTGGAGCGCTCGCCGGTGTTCTCCAACCTGGCGCGCACGGCGGAGGGCTGGCGAGAGGTCGCGAAAGAGGCCCGGGCGGACCGGCGCTATCGGGAGGCCCTGCTGGCCACGGCGCGCGCGTGCGCCACGTCCCTGGACGCGCAGCCGCTGAAGGAAGGCCTGGAGGAGCTCACCCTGCCCCGCACGCGGGACTCGGCGTCGGAGCTGGCGGACGACGTCGTGGAGGACGAGGGTCAGGCCTGGGCCCCCATGGCGGATGCGCTCATGCGGGGCGGTGAGGCCGCCACGATCCTGCGCGCCTACGCCGTCCTCCTGGACCAGAGCAACCGGCCGCGCGCGGCGCTGGACTTCGTGCACGCGGCGATGCTGCTCGCTCCGGAGCGCAAGGCGTATCTGTTCACGCGCGGCCTCATCCTGTTGAACCTGGGGTTGGCGGAGCAGGTGCGCCAGGACGCCGAGGGGCTCGCGACGGTGGAGCCGGACACCGCCCGGTTCCTGGGCACGTACGCGCGGGCATTGTTTCCGCGGTTCGACTTCTGGGCGGGGCAGGAACCTCCGCGCTGCACCTACGACGGCCTGCCGGAGAAGCCCGGACAATCCCTGGAGGCCATCCAGGACCTGGTGCGCAAGTACGCCACGCGCCTCCAGGCGATGCGCACCGCGCTGCTCCAGCGGTTCAAGCCTGGGGCCGCAGTGTCCTGGCTTCCGCCGGACCTGTCGGGGTTGTTGGACAAGGGGCCGGTGAAGCTGGAGCAGTTCGAGCGGGAGCTGGGGGATGAGCAGGTGGAGGTCGACGAGACGCTCGACCTGGAGCTGGGGCTCGCAGACCTCGCGCAGATGCTGCGTGGCGACTGGAGCGCGCTGACCTGGCTGTTGTGGTCGTGCGGGGAGACGACGCTCCGGATGCCGTCGCGCATCGCGCCCCCGGCGGACTACGGACAAGCGGCGGGGCAGGCCTCGCAGCGCCTGTGGCAGAGCCGGGACCGGCGCATCCGCGGCGGGGCCAGTCCGACGAAGGCCGGCGACGGCTTCCTGTTCGAAGGCGTGGCGCTGGGCGACCTGCACCCCAGCCTGGTGTCCATCGCGGAGCGGCAGTACGCGGAGACGCAAGCGATGTTCTATTGGCTCAATGACCCGGACCATGTCTCTCCGTGGCAGAGCAATCTGAGGGGCAGCTAG
- a CDS encoding FHA domain-containing protein: protein MNRIRETIEVAEPLWRALEQMSHDLGVDRNALVAQALFLLARQNGYVAPTPVVLGSAAEPAPMTVAEVRSPALRPTDATTRPADAATVPPVKAPVSAPAPGAPGPLKDRPAEDEAALARARMQEVLATVDAVVQPRDVPVPSDEEESDEEESDDETSAEEDASDAASEDDSSEDDDSSEDDDSSEDDEADDSDDADEAAADEDGSDDADEAAADEDGSDDDDSDDDDSDDDASDDDASDDDASDDDASDDDASDDDAADDDAAGDDEDHAHASGENASDDEAADEDAAADDDADASDDDDAAEQVAASSAAGTTDDTDDADSDEADGVAAKVPEEEDDGSAADIEAAIGSEFASSAAVDSGPEEAKTGEEAMGSDDAEEQAAASEADVPPAPSHESEGQDVPFEVPRPAKPASARKSSRIRPGPRDEETPAPAVDSGKSAKPTPAARASARRELFVRLSPDGPSVMVDVERFTLGRGPQCSLVVKSGRVSREHAVIVRDGNDYFIEDLGSSNGTWINHQRIKRQKIADGDTFNLGTEAVYFAMGPPED, encoded by the coding sequence ATGAATCGGATTCGTGAAACCATCGAGGTCGCCGAGCCCCTGTGGCGGGCGCTGGAGCAGATGAGCCACGACCTGGGCGTGGATCGGAACGCCCTGGTGGCCCAGGCGCTGTTCCTGCTCGCACGACAGAACGGTTATGTGGCGCCGACGCCCGTGGTGCTCGGGAGCGCGGCCGAACCGGCGCCGATGACCGTCGCGGAGGTCCGGTCCCCAGCGCTCCGGCCTACCGACGCCACGACCCGCCCGGCGGATGCCGCCACCGTTCCTCCCGTGAAGGCGCCCGTGTCCGCGCCGGCCCCGGGCGCTCCCGGGCCGCTGAAGGACAGGCCCGCGGAGGACGAGGCCGCTCTCGCACGGGCCCGGATGCAAGAGGTGCTCGCGACCGTGGATGCCGTCGTGCAGCCCCGAGATGTGCCGGTCCCCTCCGATGAGGAGGAATCGGACGAAGAGGAGTCCGACGATGAGACCTCCGCCGAGGAGGACGCGTCCGACGCGGCGTCCGAGGATGACTCGTCCGAGGATGATGACTCGTCCGAGGATGATGACTCGTCCGAGGATGATGAAGCGGACGACAGCGACGACGCGGACGAGGCCGCAGCCGACGAAGACGGCTCGGACGACGCGGACGAGGCCGCAGCCGACGAAGACGGCTCGGACGACGACGACTCGGACGACGACGACTCGGACGACGACGCCTCGGACGACGACGCCTCGGACGACGACGCCTCGGACGACGACGCCTCGGACGACGACGCCTCGGACGACGACGCGGCGGACGACGACGCGGCGGGCGACGACGAAGACCACGCGCACGCCTCGGGCGAGAACGCATCGGACGACGAGGCGGCGGACGAAGACGCTGCGGCGGACGACGACGCGGATGCATCGGACGATGATGACGCGGCTGAGCAAGTCGCGGCCTCGTCCGCCGCTGGGACTACGGATGACACCGACGATGCGGACTCCGACGAAGCGGACGGAGTAGCCGCGAAGGTCCCCGAGGAAGAGGACGACGGTTCCGCCGCCGATATCGAAGCGGCGATCGGCTCCGAATTCGCGTCGAGCGCGGCCGTCGACTCCGGACCCGAAGAGGCCAAGACCGGCGAGGAAGCCATGGGCTCCGACGACGCCGAAGAACAGGCAGCGGCCTCCGAAGCGGACGTCCCCCCCGCCCCCTCCCACGAGTCCGAGGGACAAGACGTCCCCTTCGAAGTCCCCCGCCCCGCGAAGCCCGCCAGCGCCCGGAAGTCCTCGCGCATCCGGCCCGGCCCGCGCGACGAAGAGACGCCCGCGCCCGCCGTGGACTCCGGCAAGAGCGCGAAGCCCACCCCGGCGGCCAGGGCCTCCGCGCGGCGAGAGCTGTTCGTGCGGCTGAGCCCGGATGGGCCCTCGGTCATGGTGGACGTGGAGCGCTTCACCTTGGGACGGGGCCCGCAGTGCAGCCTCGTCGTGAAGTCCGGAAGGGTCTCCCGCGAGCACGCGGTCATCGTGCGCGACGGCAACGACTACTTCATCGAGGACCTGGGCTCATCCAACGGGACCTGGATCAACCACCAGCGCATCAAGCGCCAGAAGATCGCGGACGGGGACACCTTCAACCTGGGCACCGAAGCCGTGTACTTCGCCATGGGGCCGCCCGAGGACTGA
- a CDS encoding MFS transporter yields MTPPQRLVLGIAVLASLVTFLDGAIINVALPAMVRDLGGGLTLQQWVVDAYLITLGSLMLVAGSLSDAFGRKRILRLGLWGFGATSLLCALAPTGAVLILARGLQGATGALLVPGSLALILATFSGPEQAKAIGSWTGWTGGAFIAGPLVGGLLVDTVGWRWIFAINVLPIALTLALLARMEEPPRPAGARIDILGAVLACLGLGGPVYALIEQAKVGWTHPTVLLALGLGVPAFIAFLLQERRSPHPMMPLGLFRERNFWVGNLATTSIYGALSLGMFVITLFLQEVGGFRATAAGLALMPTTLIMLLLSSVFGGLAGRYGSRLFMAVGPCLASVGFLLMLRVGTPLHFWTQMLPGVLVFGLGLTVTVAPLTAAVLGSVHPEQAGIGSAINNAISRVAGLISIAFTGLIVGPRLDVAGFHRAMMATAVLLVLGGVISAVGIRNPPRKA; encoded by the coding sequence TTGACCCCTCCACAGCGGCTCGTCCTGGGAATCGCGGTGCTTGCGTCGCTCGTCACGTTCCTGGACGGGGCGATCATCAACGTCGCGTTGCCCGCGATGGTGCGGGACCTGGGGGGAGGTCTCACCCTGCAACAGTGGGTGGTGGATGCCTACCTCATCACCCTGGGCTCGCTGATGCTGGTCGCGGGCTCGCTGTCCGATGCGTTTGGACGCAAGCGCATCCTACGGCTGGGATTGTGGGGGTTCGGCGCGACGTCCCTGCTGTGCGCGCTGGCCCCCACCGGAGCCGTGCTCATCCTCGCGCGAGGGCTCCAGGGCGCCACGGGCGCGCTGCTCGTGCCGGGCTCGCTGGCGCTCATCCTGGCCACCTTCTCCGGTCCCGAGCAGGCGAAAGCGATTGGTTCGTGGACGGGGTGGACGGGGGGCGCGTTCATCGCGGGCCCGCTGGTGGGCGGGTTGCTGGTGGACACCGTGGGGTGGCGGTGGATCTTCGCCATCAACGTCCTGCCCATCGCGCTGACGCTCGCGCTGCTCGCGCGGATGGAGGAGCCTCCGCGTCCGGCGGGTGCTCGCATCGACATCCTGGGCGCGGTCCTGGCGTGTCTGGGATTGGGCGGGCCGGTCTATGCGCTCATCGAGCAGGCCAAGGTGGGCTGGACGCACCCGACGGTGCTGCTGGCGCTGGGCCTTGGCGTGCCGGCGTTCATCGCGTTCCTGTTGCAGGAGCGGCGCTCCCCGCACCCGATGATGCCGCTGGGGCTCTTCCGGGAGCGCAACTTCTGGGTGGGCAACCTCGCCACCACGTCCATCTATGGCGCGCTGTCGCTGGGGATGTTCGTCATCACGCTCTTTCTTCAGGAGGTGGGCGGCTTCCGCGCGACGGCCGCGGGGCTGGCGTTGATGCCCACCACGCTCATCATGCTGCTGCTGTCCTCCGTGTTCGGCGGGCTGGCGGGCCGCTACGGGTCGCGCCTGTTCATGGCGGTGGGGCCGTGCCTGGCGAGCGTGGGGTTCCTGCTGATGCTCCGCGTGGGCACGCCGTTGCACTTCTGGACCCAGATGCTGCCGGGGGTGCTGGTGTTCGGGCTGGGGCTGACGGTGACGGTGGCGCCGCTGACGGCCGCGGTGCTCGGGTCCGTCCATCCCGAGCAGGCGGGCATCGGCTCTGCCATCAACAACGCCATCTCCCGGGTCGCGGGGCTCATCTCCATCGCGTTCACGGGGCTCATCGTGGGGCCGCGACTGGACGTCGCGGGCTTTCACCGGGCGATGATGGCCACCGCCGTCCTGCTCGTTTTGGGCGGGGTCATCTCCGCGGTGGGCATCCGCAACCCACCGCGGAAGGCCTGA